The nucleotide sequence GAATCACGATCGTCCTATCTATCAACTCCCTGGCCAGGCGAGAAGAACTGGAGAGGACACCTGAATCTCACGCCAGAGCATATCGTCGACATGGTGGTCGACATGGATCGCAAAGGGATTCGTGTCATCGCGCACTGCACCGGTGATGGAGCTTCCGATATCTTCCTGGATGCCGTCGCTCAGGCAAGAGCACGCAATGGCAATAATGGCGTGCGTCATCAATGTGCCCATAGCACAACGCTACTGGACACCAACCTTGCACGCTTCAAGGCACTGGATGTCACTGCCGAATTCTCGCCCGTGGGATGGTTCCCCTCCTCCTTCGCGAATGCTCGCGCTGTCTTCGGCGAAGAACGCATGCAGCGTGCCTACAACTTCAAGGGCGTCATTGAGGCCGGCGGCAATGCCGTGATGGGGACAGACTGGCCAGTCTCCAGCCTGAACCCGTGGATCGGGTTCGAGGCCATGATTACCCGTCAAAACCCCTATGGTGAAGAAGAGGGTCACTTCTTTGGCCAGCCCATCTCTCTTGAACAAGCCATTCGTGTCATGACGATCAACGGCGCATGGTGCATGGGTATCGAGCAACACGCCGGATCAATCTCCATCGGCAAGTCTGCCGATCTCATCGTGCTGGACCGTGACCTCTTCGATATCACCATCAAGGGAAATCTGCATGCCACACAAGTGGAGCTGACTCTGCTGGAAGGAGAAGTGACCTGGGATCGTCTGGGAGCCTTCACGGATACCGATATGGCTGCTACCTGGCAGGAACCACTGCCCGCCTTCTGACACCCGACTTCCTGACCACGAGCCAAGCGAAGCGGCTTGGCTCAATAATGAGAAGAAACTCCCATGACACAACAGCACAGCATTCCCGTCACGCTGGTCGCAGGCTTTCTCGGTGCGGGCAAGACGACGCTGCTCAATCATCTACTCAACAGTGACCATGGTCGCCGCATGGCCGTGATGGTGAATGATTTCGGGGCTATCAACATTGATTCACAGTTGATCGTCAGCCAGACCCAGACCACCGTCAGTCTGGCGAATGGATGTATTTGCTGCACGGTGGAGGGCGACCTGATCGCGCAACTTTCCACGCTGTTGGCAGACCCACAGACACGTCCCGAGCATCTGGTCATCGAAGCCAGCGGTGTCTCGAATCCGGTCAAGATCGCCAACACCTTGCGCTATCCTCAGTTTCGTCAGTCGCTCCATATCGATGGCATTCTGACGGTAGTCGATGCTGCTCAATTTGATGATCTGGATAGTAATATGACACGGCTGGCCACCGAACAGCTCGATGCCGCAGATATCATCATACTCAATAAAACCGACCTGCTCACACCGGATCAACGCACTGCACTCAAGTCACGCTGGCTATATCCAAACGCACGCGTGATAGAAAGTGAACATGGGGTGGTTCCGCTGGCGTTATTGCTCGGCGTCGAAAGAAAGACCACTGCTGAACCTGTCAGTCCTGATGGCCATCACGCCCCGGCACCGACGCCATCCACGACGACCTTCGAGACGTTCAAGACAGTACCTCACCAACACGATAGCCTGTTCGACACATGGAGCTGGCAAAGCGACATCCCGCTGAACCTGAAGGCTCTCCGCAACGTGATGGCCAGCCTCCCTGCCGCCATCTATCGTGCCAAGGGAATTTGTCATGTCGCGGAAGCTCGCGACCAGAGGTGCATTCTTCATCTTGTAGGAACGCGTTGCGAGATCACGCCTGCGGGGCCATGGAATGGAGCAACGCCAAGCACTCAATTGATCATGATTGGAAAGCGCGGCGTTATCGACGCCAATACCTTGAGGACGCTCCTTGAGGCATGTCATGACGAGGTAGAGACGAGCAGCCATCCACTGATGCATTCAATAAAATAAAGTCAGAGACTCATCTGACAAGTGAGCCCCAGATAGGCGCCTTGCAGAAAGGTGAGGCGCCTTCCCGGATGCCTATTGCCCTACCGCTGCCGAATCGTGGCAGGTATCATCCCCAGCCCGTTCATCGCAGCCGAGGGAGGTTCCCATGCCGATCCTGCACAGCATCATTCACCGTATCGACAAGGGCAACAGCGAGACGCCGGCCCAGCTGGTGCCTGCCGCCACGACCCTGGCGGCATCCGATGCACTGGAGGATCTGGTGTCCGGGCTCAATGATGCCTACCACGGCAAGGCCAAGAACTGGGGCCGTTTCAATGAAGACGCGCCTGCTGCCTTCCCCACGGAACTGGCGGCCTTCCTCGCAGGTGATAGCGATTTCGCGAGCCTGACCCAGACGCTTGCCAGTCGTCTCATGCCGCTGATCGATGACAACCTCCCGACAGGCGGCCATCTGCTGGTGGTGGATCACCAACAGGGCGAGACGCGTCATCTGTTCATGGCGTTGCTGCACCATCGTGATGGCTTCGCGATCGACGAGACCCTTGCGGTGACGCCTGCCCGCCAGCTCAACCTGACCCAGATGTCATTGGCCGCGCGACTGGATATCAGTCAGTGGCAAGGCAGCTCGACCTCTCACCCCTATCTGTCCTGGGCACGTGATCGCGGACGCACCAAGCTCGCCGAGGCCTTCGCCGAAACGCTGGGCGCGCAGGAGCAGCGGGATGCCGGCCAGGAAACCCGCACCCTGCTCAAGGCGTTCAGCGACTATGTCGAGAAGGAAGACATGGCCGAGGAAGCCAGCCGGCAGAAGACCGACACCCTGGTCGATTACGCCACCGACCAGGCCAAGCTCGGCGAGCCGATCACGCTGGACCAGCTGTCTGAGCTGATCGATGAGGAGCACCCGCAGGCCTTCTACGACCACATTCGCAACAGCGACTATGGGCTGTCACCGGAAATCCCGCCGGACAAGAAGACGCTCAACCAGTTCAAGCGTTTCACCGGGCGCGCCGCGGGCGTCTCGATCAGCTTTGACTCGCACCTGCTGGGTGACTCAGTGGAATACGATGAGGCCAGCGATCGTCTGATCATCAAACAGGTCCCGACCGGCCTGCGCGATCAGCTCAAGCAGCGCTGACGTTCTTCCCCTCCACTTCGCGCCAGACATGACAAGGCCCCACGGAATCCTCCAGTGGGGCCTTGTCGTCAGTGACGGAAGCTATCACGTCCGGGCGGGGCTATATTCGCGCCCATCGTCTCGTTCCTGCCTACAGCGCCGTGCCACTCGGACTCGAACTGACATCAGCTACCCTGTCGCGCTGTCTGGCTCATTTCGCCGTTGCCTTCAGGGATTGCTCGAACCTGTCCAGGAAGAGGTCGGCTTCCGAGCGTTCGATGCACAGTGGCGGGCGAATCTTCAAGGTACTGCCGGACTTGCCGGCCCCGCCGATCAACACGCCATTGCGCTTGAGGTCGTTGATCAACGCCGTGGTGCGCTGGGCGTCGGGCGCTCCGTCACGCGTCGGGTCACAAAGATCCAGCCCCAGGAACAGCCCGGCGCCTCTGACATCGCTCACCTCCTCGAAACGTGCCTGAATATCCTGCAGCTGTCGCTTGAAGTACTCGCCTTGACGTGTGGCATTGGCCATCAGGTCTTCCTCGGCGATCACGTCCAGCACCGCCGTGCCTGCAGCCACTGCCACCGGTGAGCCACCGAAGGTATTGAAGTAGCCCACATCGGCGTTCAGGACCGCCAGCAACTCCTCGCGTGCCGCCAGCCCGGACATCGGGAAGCCGTTGCCCATCGGTTTGCCCATGGTCACCACATCCGGCGTCACGCCGTGGCGCGAGAAGCCCCACATCCCCTGCCCCGTGCGCCCGAAGCCGGGCTGGACCTCATCGGAGATGAACAGGCCGCCCCGGGCCTGCAGGAGTTCGACCGCGGGCTTCAGGAAACCTGCGGGGTCTGCATAGATGCCATCGCTCGAGAAGATGGAGTCGACCAGCAGCGCCGCGCATCCATGGCCCCTCGCCTCCAGCTGTTCGATGCCGTACCGCACCTGCTCGGCGAACCAGGCGGCTGGGTCTGCCTGCTCACTCATCCGGGAGATCGGCAGGATATGTACGTGATCCGGCGGCGTTCCCTGCTTGTAGGAAGACGGTGAAACTTCCGTCACGGCGGCCGTGTTGCCGTGGTAAGCCGCCTCGGTGACGATGATCCCCTGCCGGCCCGTCCAACCACGCGCCAGCCTCAGCGCCATGTCGTTGCTTTCACTGCCGGTACACATCATCACCAGTCGATTGAGCGCGCCCGGCAGGGTGTCCAGCAGGCGCTCGGCATAGCGATGGATGCCTTCGTGCAGATAGCGGTTGTGCACGTTGAGGGTCCCCATCTGTTCGGCGACCGCCTGGACCACGCGAGGATGGCAGTGGCCGATGGACGGCACATTGTTGTAGACATCCAGGTAGCGCTTGCCTTGATCATCGAACAACCAGACCCGTTCCCCTCGTACGATGTGCAGCGGCTCCTCATAGAAGAGCATGGACGTCGGCCCTACCGTTTCCAGCCGCTTGCGCACCAGTGCGCCGATTCGCGCATCTGCCTTGTCGATGTGCGCCATGCTGAAGGCGTTCTGATCCAGAATCCCGCGTACCTTTTCCATCACGCCATCCTCACCTTGTCATTGATTGTCCGATCTGTACCTGTCCGAACAGTACTCGTCCGATCAACATCCGCCTGATCGTCGTGTTCCTGCATGCCCGGTGTCTGCACGCCCGGTGTCTGCACGCCCAGCGTCTGCACGACACCTTGCTGGCCCTCTCGTGACTGGCCCCCTCGTTGCTGAACATAGCGCCGCGCCATGATGGCCGTATCCCGGCTGAAACCATCACTCAATGTCTTGCCTTCCTTGCTTTCCTGATGCGTGGCCAGCCAGGCACACAGCAGAATGCGACGCAGCATGATGAAGGTATCCAGCATTGCCTCATCTGCTGACGAGAACTCGGCCACCGAGCGGTACCCCTTGATCCAGGCATCGCGCAGCTGCGGGACGCACGGATCCGTCTCGTGGAAGCTGATCGCCGCAGCGAAGTCATAGGCATACCAGCAGAAGCCGCAGTCATCGAAGTCGATGATCGCCATGCTGTCCTGTGACACCAGCAGGTTGGTCAAGCGCAGGTCGGCATGGACCAGACCGAAATGCTCTGGTGCCGTGCCATAAAGCGCGATTTCCGACTTGAGATAGGGGATGGCAGCATTGATGGCCTGGGCCTCTTCCACCGTCATGCCCGGCGCATTTCGCCAATCGCCCCACAGCCCACGGGGCGAGATCATGCTTTCCAGGTCCCAACGCTTGCGCACGAAGCCTTCCGGGGGCTGCCAGCGACGGCTGTGTTCGTGCAGCGTGGCATTCATCGCGCCCAGCCGTTCAAACCACTGCGGCAAGTCATCGCCGATATCCGGCTCACTGCCGACCACATGCTCGAAGGCCACCACGTGCAGGGATTGCCCGCCGGCGGAGATGCTCAACACAGGGCTGCCTGTCGTGGTCATGACC is from Cobetia marina and encodes:
- a CDS encoding CobW family GTP-binding protein, which codes for MTQQHSIPVTLVAGFLGAGKTTLLNHLLNSDHGRRMAVMVNDFGAINIDSQLIVSQTQTTVSLANGCICCTVEGDLIAQLSTLLADPQTRPEHLVIEASGVSNPVKIANTLRYPQFRQSLHIDGILTVVDAAQFDDLDSNMTRLATEQLDAADIIILNKTDLLTPDQRTALKSRWLYPNARVIESEHGVVPLALLLGVERKTTAEPVSPDGHHAPAPTPSTTTFETFKTVPHQHDSLFDTWSWQSDIPLNLKALRNVMASLPAAIYRAKGICHVAEARDQRCILHLVGTRCEITPAGPWNGATPSTQLIMIGKRGVIDANTLRTLLEACHDEVETSSHPLMHSIK
- a CDS encoding nucleoid-associated protein; this encodes MPILHSIIHRIDKGNSETPAQLVPAATTLAASDALEDLVSGLNDAYHGKAKNWGRFNEDAPAAFPTELAAFLAGDSDFASLTQTLASRLMPLIDDNLPTGGHLLVVDHQQGETRHLFMALLHHRDGFAIDETLAVTPARQLNLTQMSLAARLDISQWQGSSTSHPYLSWARDRGRTKLAEAFAETLGAQEQRDAGQETRTLLKAFSDYVEKEDMAEEASRQKTDTLVDYATDQAKLGEPITLDQLSELIDEEHPQAFYDHIRNSDYGLSPEIPPDKKTLNQFKRFTGRAAGVSISFDSHLLGDSVEYDEASDRLIIKQVPTGLRDQLKQR
- a CDS encoding aspartate aminotransferase family protein, with product MEKVRGILDQNAFSMAHIDKADARIGALVRKRLETVGPTSMLFYEEPLHIVRGERVWLFDDQGKRYLDVYNNVPSIGHCHPRVVQAVAEQMGTLNVHNRYLHEGIHRYAERLLDTLPGALNRLVMMCTGSESNDMALRLARGWTGRQGIIVTEAAYHGNTAAVTEVSPSSYKQGTPPDHVHILPISRMSEQADPAAWFAEQVRYGIEQLEARGHGCAALLVDSIFSSDGIYADPAGFLKPAVELLQARGGLFISDEVQPGFGRTGQGMWGFSRHGVTPDVVTMGKPMGNGFPMSGLAAREELLAVLNADVGYFNTFGGSPVAVAAGTAVLDVIAEEDLMANATRQGEYFKRQLQDIQARFEEVSDVRGAGLFLGLDLCDPTRDGAPDAQRTTALINDLKRNGVLIGGAGKSGSTLKIRPPLCIERSEADLFLDRFEQSLKATAK
- a CDS encoding phosphotransferase enzyme family protein, which produces MAETSRISLLTMSENATFLAEDDEAGRRIIIRVHRPDYHCREEIESELAWIDDLRTTARINTPAPVMTTTGSPVLSISAGGQSLHVVAFEHVVGSEPDIGDDLPQWFERLGAMNATLHEHSRRWQPPEGFVRKRWDLESMISPRGLWGDWRNAPGMTVEEAQAINAAIPYLKSEIALYGTAPEHFGLVHADLRLTNLLVSQDSMAIIDFDDCGFCWYAYDFAAAISFHETDPCVPQLRDAWIKGYRSVAEFSSADEAMLDTFIMLRRILLCAWLATHQESKEGKTLSDGFSRDTAIMARRYVQQRGGQSREGQQGVVQTLGVQTPGVQTPGMQEHDDQADVDRTSTVRTGTDRTINDKVRMA